DNA from Halorarum salinum:
CACAACTCGATCCGGAAACCGGATCGGTGTACGACCGCGATGCCCGCCATCTGGTGGCCACTGCCAGGTTCGTGAGTAACTTCAGCATCGGCGTCCGTGCGGGCGGTCCGGACTGGTGTACGTCGGCGGCCGCCCACGGACTCCGGTTCCTCGACACGCACCACCGGGACGGCGAGCGAGGTGGCTACGCCTGGCTCCTGGACGTGACCGACCCCGTCGACGGTACGCGCTCGCCGTACGGACACGCGTTCGTCCTGCTCGCGCACGCTCGTGCACTGGAGGTCGGCCTCGACGACCACGTCTCGTTCGACCTCCGCGACCGGCTGGTCGACGTTGCCTCGCTCATCGAGCGGCGGTTCCGCGAACCCGCTCACGACCTGCTGGGGTGCAGACTCGACGCCGACTGGAACCCGATCGGGGCGTACCGGGGGCAGAACGCGAACATGCACGCCTGCGAGGCGTTCCTCGCCGCCTACGAGACCACCGACGAGCAGTCGTACCTGGAGCGTGCACTGACGATCGCCAGGCGCGTGACGGTCGATCTCGCCGATCCGGACGGGCGAATCTGGGAGCACTACACCGAGGCGTGGGAACCGGATCACGACTATAATCGGTCCGACCCCCGCCATCAGTTCCGCCCGTGGGGGTTCCAACCAGGCCACCACGCGGAGTGGGCGAAACTCCTCGCCGCGCTCGCCCGCCATCGCGAGGCCGCGTGGCTCAGCGACCGGGCCGTCGAACTGTTCGAGTACGCGCTGACCGGGTGGGCCGACGACGGCGGCT
Protein-coding regions in this window:
- a CDS encoding AGE family epimerase/isomerase yields the protein MAGHADGEVLERRIENVLDFYYPACVDERGGYIAQLDPETGSVYDRDARHLVATARFVSNFSIGVRAGGPDWCTSAAAHGLRFLDTHHRDGERGGYAWLLDVTDPVDGTRSPYGHAFVLLAHARALEVGLDDHVSFDLRDRLVDVASLIERRFREPAHDLLGCRLDADWNPIGAYRGQNANMHACEAFLAAYETTDEQSYLERALTIARRVTVDLADPDGRIWEHYTEAWEPDHDYNRSDPRHQFRPWGFQPGHHAEWAKLLAALARHREAAWLSDRAVELFEYALTGWADDGGFYYTLDFADEPVVADRYGWPVAEAIGAAAALHEATGEARYLEWYDRFWTYAVDRLVAPGGSWYEKLTPDHEPVVTTDGPEVEPGYHPTGACFESLRMVGHGD